The following are encoded in a window of Aerococcus sanguinicola genomic DNA:
- the purL gene encoding phosphoribosylformylglycinamidine synthase subunit PurL, with amino-acid sequence MATQELTAEAIQEQKIYQEWGLTDEEYALIRDKILGRLPNYTETGLFSVMWSEHCSYKNTKPILRTFPSEGPQVLQGPGEGAGIVDIGDGQAVVFKAESHNHPSAVEPYEGAATGVGGIIRDIFSMGARPIAVLDSLRFGELDDARTKYIYQEVINGIAGYGNCIGIPTVGGEIAFDNCYRGNPLVNVMCVGLMDQKDIQKGRAAGVGNTILYVGAKTGRDGIHGATFASAEFSDEHESQRSAVQVGDPFMEKLLLEACLEVIQTCQDELVGIQDMGAAGLVSSSSEMASKAGTGLRLNLDQVPQREKDMTPYEMMLSESQERMLLCVKKGKEAKIQAIFDKYKLHAVKIGEVTDDGRYRLFHQGQEVANVPVDALAESAPEYQRQGKRPERLAQATASQYQPQFTDAKATLEALLQQGTIASKRSVYESYDSMVRTSTVQGPGSDAAVLRIRGTQKALAMTTDCNARYIYLDPERGGQMAVSEAARNIVASGGQPLAITDCLNYGNPEDPEIFYELAQSAAGIAQACRQLKTPVISGNVSLNNESNGQAIYPTPMIGMVGLIRDLSEITTQSFKQAGDLIYSIGVTSDAFNGSELQYLEIGQISGQLFDFDLDQEAANQEAVLKAIQAGYLASAHDLSEGGLAVALAESAFKTGLGLEATYPGPIRQVFSENQSRFIVSVHPDKQAAFEADFGDTFNLLGRVTTEASYRLTADDGQIEADVEELQALWEGALTCQLNATSK; translated from the coding sequence ATGGCGACACAAGAACTGACAGCAGAAGCAATCCAAGAGCAGAAGATCTACCAAGAATGGGGCTTGACGGATGAGGAGTATGCCTTGATCCGGGATAAGATCCTCGGCCGCCTGCCCAATTACACAGAGACCGGCCTCTTCTCGGTCATGTGGAGTGAACACTGCTCCTACAAGAACACCAAGCCAATCTTGCGGACCTTCCCTTCTGAAGGGCCCCAGGTTCTCCAAGGGCCAGGTGAGGGAGCCGGGATTGTGGATATTGGCGATGGTCAGGCCGTGGTCTTCAAGGCTGAGAGCCACAACCACCCCTCAGCGGTTGAACCCTATGAAGGGGCGGCCACTGGGGTCGGCGGGATTATCCGCGATATCTTCAGTATGGGGGCTCGCCCCATCGCTGTTTTGGATTCTTTGCGCTTCGGTGAATTAGATGATGCCCGGACCAAGTACATCTACCAAGAAGTGATCAACGGGATTGCGGGTTACGGCAACTGTATCGGTATTCCGACGGTGGGAGGCGAGATCGCCTTCGATAATTGCTACCGCGGCAACCCCCTAGTCAATGTGATGTGTGTCGGCCTCATGGACCAAAAAGATATCCAAAAGGGCCGGGCAGCCGGCGTCGGTAATACCATCCTCTATGTCGGGGCTAAGACGGGTCGGGACGGCATCCACGGAGCTACCTTCGCCAGTGCGGAATTTAGCGATGAGCACGAGAGTCAACGGTCAGCTGTCCAAGTGGGCGATCCCTTTATGGAGAAACTCCTCCTGGAAGCCTGCCTGGAAGTGATCCAAACTTGCCAGGACGAATTGGTCGGCATCCAGGATATGGGGGCGGCAGGTCTGGTGTCTTCAAGCTCTGAAATGGCCTCCAAGGCAGGAACAGGACTCCGCCTCAACCTCGACCAAGTTCCCCAACGCGAAAAAGATATGACCCCTTACGAAATGATGCTGTCCGAGTCCCAGGAAAGGATGCTCCTCTGTGTGAAGAAGGGCAAGGAAGCCAAGATTCAAGCCATCTTCGACAAGTACAAGCTCCATGCGGTTAAGATCGGCGAAGTAACGGATGATGGCCGCTACCGGCTCTTCCACCAGGGCCAAGAAGTAGCCAATGTGCCGGTGGATGCCTTAGCTGAATCAGCTCCTGAATACCAGCGCCAAGGAAAGCGGCCTGAGCGTTTAGCCCAAGCGACCGCTAGCCAATACCAGCCCCAATTCACTGATGCCAAAGCGACCTTGGAAGCCCTCCTCCAACAGGGGACCATCGCCTCCAAACGGTCGGTCTATGAAAGCTATGACAGCATGGTCCGGACCTCAACCGTCCAAGGACCGGGGAGCGATGCCGCTGTTCTCCGCATCCGTGGCACCCAAAAAGCCCTCGCCATGACGACCGACTGCAATGCCCGCTATATTTACCTAGATCCTGAACGCGGGGGCCAAATGGCGGTCAGTGAAGCAGCCCGCAATATCGTCGCTAGCGGGGGCCAACCCCTCGCCATCACGGACTGCTTGAACTACGGCAACCCAGAAGATCCGGAAATCTTCTATGAACTCGCCCAGTCCGCTGCTGGCATCGCCCAAGCCTGCCGCCAGCTCAAGACGCCAGTGATTTCAGGCAATGTTTCCTTAAATAATGAAAGCAATGGCCAAGCCATTTACCCAACGCCGATGATTGGCATGGTCGGTTTAATCCGGGATCTTTCAGAAATCACCACGCAAAGCTTCAAGCAGGCTGGGGACCTGATCTACAGCATCGGGGTGACCAGTGATGCCTTCAACGGGTCTGAGCTCCAGTACTTAGAGATCGGCCAAATTTCGGGCCAACTCTTTGACTTCGACCTCGACCAAGAAGCTGCCAACCAAGAAGCGGTTCTCAAGGCCATCCAAGCAGGCTACCTGGCCTCTGCCCACGACCTGAGCGAGGGGGGCTTGGCTGTCGCTTTAGCGGAGTCTGCCTTTAAGACCGGATTGGGCCTAGAAGCGACTTATCCAGGCCCCATCCGCCAAGTCTTCAGCGAAAACCAGTCGCGCTTTATTGTCAGTGTGCATCCCGATAAACAGGCGGCTTTTGAAGCTGACTTTGGCGACACATTTAACTTATTAGGTCGGGTGACGACCGAAGCCAGCTACCGCCTAACAGCTGATGATGGGCAAATTGAAGCCGATGTCGAAGAATTACAAGCACTATGGGAAGGGGCCTTAACGTGTCAACTGAATGCCACAAGCAAATAG
- the purC gene encoding phosphoribosylaminoimidazolesuccinocarboxamide synthase produces MTDKHLIYSGKAKDLYQTDQAGILKMVYKNQATAGNGAKKEEIPGKGALNQAITQLIFTYLADRGIPTHLVEVLNAREELVKAADMFPLEVVFRNYAAGSFVKRLGVDKGTEIPGGVLEFFYKADALNDPFINDENIRFLQAATEGELQEIKRLTRQINALLVDLFKQAGLILVDFKLEFGRTADGAIVLADEFSPDNARLWDIETKESFDKDIFRNDEGDMIPFYEAVLSRLEAVTQA; encoded by the coding sequence ATGACTGATAAGCACTTAATCTATTCCGGTAAGGCTAAGGACCTCTACCAAACGGACCAAGCCGGCATTCTCAAGATGGTTTACAAGAACCAGGCCACAGCAGGCAACGGGGCCAAGAAGGAAGAAATCCCTGGTAAGGGTGCCCTCAACCAAGCCATCACCCAGTTGATCTTCACTTATTTAGCCGACCGGGGCATTCCAACCCACCTGGTGGAAGTCCTAAATGCTCGTGAAGAATTGGTTAAGGCAGCCGACATGTTCCCCCTAGAAGTCGTCTTCCGCAATTATGCCGCCGGGAGCTTTGTCAAGCGGCTCGGTGTCGACAAGGGAACCGAAATTCCAGGTGGGGTCCTAGAATTCTTCTACAAGGCCGACGCCTTGAATGACCCCTTTATCAATGATGAAAATATCCGCTTCCTCCAAGCTGCGACGGAAGGAGAGCTCCAAGAGATTAAGCGGTTGACCCGGCAGATTAATGCCCTTTTAGTTGATTTATTCAAGCAAGCTGGGCTCATCCTAGTTGATTTCAAGCTCGAATTCGGCCGCACAGCCGATGGAGCAATTGTGCTTGCTGACGAATTTTCTCCAGACAATGCCCGACTCTGGGATATAGAAACAAAAGAATCCTTTGACAAAGACATCTTCCGCAACGATGAAGGGGATATGATTCCTTTCTATGAAGCGGTACTCAGCCGACTCGAAGCCGTGACCCAAGCTTAA
- the purM gene encoding phosphoribosylformylglycinamidine cyclo-ligase: MDNAYSQAGVDVTAGYEAVRRMAKHVRKTQRPEVLSQLGGFGAAFALKDFNYQDPVLVSGTDGVGTKLLLAIQAQVYDQIGIDCVAMCVNDILAQGAEPLFFLDYLAVAKNDPAIIEAIVKGVCTGCQEAGAALIGGETAEMPDMYTGDDFDLAGFAVGLADRKTLIQKSDVQAGDILIGLASSGLHSNGYSLVRKVFFKDHDFALDAPLDLLPQAASLGEELLKPTRIYVASLLPLVRTGKIHGLAHITGGGFVENIPRMLPEGLCAQIDRGTWPVLDIFKALAHYGQISEADLYEIFNMGIGMVAAVAPNERDAVLAALEDAGETAYVIGQVVEDDDRAIQIR, translated from the coding sequence ATGGATAATGCCTACAGCCAAGCCGGTGTGGATGTGACCGCAGGCTATGAAGCCGTCCGCCGCATGGCCAAACATGTCCGAAAAACCCAGCGTCCAGAAGTCCTCAGCCAACTAGGGGGATTCGGGGCTGCCTTCGCTTTGAAAGATTTTAACTACCAAGATCCCGTCCTCGTCTCAGGAACAGATGGGGTAGGGACCAAGCTCCTGCTCGCCATCCAAGCCCAGGTCTACGACCAAATTGGGATCGATTGCGTGGCCATGTGCGTCAACGATATCCTGGCCCAGGGAGCGGAGCCCCTCTTCTTCCTCGATTACCTAGCCGTGGCCAAGAACGATCCGGCGATTATCGAAGCCATTGTCAAGGGGGTCTGCACGGGCTGCCAAGAAGCTGGTGCAGCCCTGATCGGCGGAGAGACGGCCGAGATGCCGGACATGTACACCGGGGACGACTTTGACTTGGCCGGCTTTGCGGTGGGCTTAGCTGACCGCAAGACCCTGATCCAAAAAAGTGACGTCCAAGCAGGGGATATCCTTATTGGCCTAGCTTCTTCAGGCCTCCATTCCAATGGTTATTCCCTGGTGCGCAAGGTCTTCTTCAAGGACCATGACTTCGCACTCGACGCTCCCTTAGATTTATTACCCCAAGCTGCCAGCCTGGGAGAGGAATTGCTCAAGCCGACCCGGATCTATGTGGCGTCCCTCCTACCCCTGGTACGAACAGGGAAAATCCATGGCCTGGCCCATATTACAGGGGGCGGCTTTGTCGAAAATATTCCCCGCATGCTGCCTGAAGGGCTCTGTGCCCAGATCGACCGGGGGACCTGGCCTGTCTTAGATATTTTCAAGGCCCTGGCCCACTATGGTCAAATTTCTGAAGCCGATCTTTACGAAATCTTCAATATGGGAATCGGCATGGTGGCAGCGGTGGCCCCTAACGAACGTGATGCGGTCTTAGCTGCCTTAGAGGATGCCGGAGAAACCGCTTATGTTATCGGCCAGGTTGTCGAGGATGATGACCGAGCCATCCAGATTCGCTAA
- the purN gene encoding phosphoribosylglycinamide formyltransferase: MRCAVFASGNGSNFQALAQAFSKGQEGIEIVFLFSDQAGAYALERAQDLGIKTYQFSPQDFPSRQAYEEALLQICQEEAIELVVLAGYMRVLHAPLLQAYPQAIINIHPSLLPAFPGRHGIREAYEAGVEQTGVTVHYVDAGIDSGEIIRQASLAIRPGETLADLEARIHDLEHQVYPAVIRQLKGRENA, encoded by the coding sequence ATGCGTTGTGCTGTCTTTGCATCCGGTAATGGGTCCAACTTCCAGGCCTTGGCCCAAGCTTTTTCAAAGGGTCAGGAAGGGATTGAGATTGTCTTTCTCTTCTCGGACCAAGCGGGGGCTTATGCCCTAGAGCGCGCCCAGGACTTAGGGATTAAGACCTACCAGTTCAGTCCCCAAGACTTCCCGAGCCGCCAAGCCTATGAAGAAGCCTTGCTTCAAATCTGCCAGGAAGAAGCCATCGAGTTGGTCGTTTTAGCTGGCTACATGCGGGTCCTCCATGCCCCCCTGCTCCAAGCCTACCCCCAAGCCATTATTAATATTCATCCGTCTCTTCTCCCAGCCTTTCCTGGGCGTCACGGCATTCGTGAGGCCTATGAAGCGGGGGTGGAGCAGACCGGGGTGACCGTCCATTATGTGGATGCAGGCATTGACAGCGGGGAGATTATCCGCCAAGCCAGCCTAGCCATCCGACCGGGGGAGACTTTGGCCGACCTGGAAGCGCGCATCCATGACCTGGAACACCAAGTTTATCCAGCTGTTATTCGTCAATTGAAAGGAAGAGAAAATGCCTAG
- the purH gene encoding bifunctional phosphoribosylaminoimidazolecarboxamide formyltransferase/IMP cyclohydrolase translates to MPRALISVSDKTGIVAFAQFLADQGIDIISTGGTLRALNEAGVPATAVEEVTGFPEILDGRVKTLHPKIHGGLLARRDQASHLQALADHGIEAIDYVVVNLYPFKATLAQAHASHADLIENIDIGGPSMLRSAAKNYQSVTVLTDPADYDRVQKEVAAEGQTSLDLRAHLAAKVFRQTAQYDALIAQYLTNFVGESEPEKLTLTYDLKQELRYGENSHQAAAFYQEPLAPSYSLVQAQQLQGKALSYNNIKDADAALRMIAEFQVPAVIAVKHMNPCGMGLGETIELAFQRCYEADSQSIYGGVVVVNRPVTRALAEALQPIFLEIVIAPSFDAEALDLLASKKNLRLLALDHFDQSPAPAKEYVSVMGGLLVQDQDIPQAVHASDWPAMGQIAADPKQDQALELAWKLVKHVKSNAIVVANDVQSLGIGAGQMNRVGACELAIQEALANPHGVDRSNMVLASDAYLPMADTAEYAVSHGIKAIVQPAGSIHDDDSIAVTDAAQIPMLKTGRRHFRH, encoded by the coding sequence ATGCCTAGAGCCTTAATCAGTGTGTCAGATAAGACCGGAATTGTTGCTTTTGCCCAATTTTTAGCCGACCAAGGGATTGACATTATTTCGACGGGGGGAACCCTCCGAGCCCTCAATGAGGCGGGGGTTCCAGCGACGGCTGTGGAGGAAGTGACTGGCTTCCCGGAAATTCTGGATGGCCGGGTCAAGACCCTCCACCCTAAGATCCATGGGGGCCTCCTCGCCCGTCGCGACCAGGCCAGCCACCTTCAAGCCTTGGCCGACCATGGGATTGAAGCCATCGACTATGTGGTGGTCAACCTCTACCCCTTCAAGGCGACCCTGGCCCAGGCCCATGCGAGCCACGCCGACCTGATTGAAAACATTGACATCGGTGGCCCCTCCATGCTGCGGAGTGCGGCCAAGAACTACCAGTCGGTGACTGTCCTTACCGACCCCGCTGACTATGACCGGGTCCAAAAGGAAGTCGCGGCTGAGGGCCAGACCAGCCTGGACTTGAGGGCTCACTTGGCGGCTAAGGTCTTCCGACAAACGGCCCAGTACGATGCCCTGATTGCCCAGTACCTGACGAACTTTGTCGGCGAAAGCGAACCGGAAAAGCTTACTTTGACCTATGACCTCAAACAAGAGCTCCGCTATGGGGAGAACAGCCACCAAGCTGCTGCCTTCTACCAAGAGCCCCTAGCTCCGTCCTATAGCCTGGTCCAAGCTCAACAGCTCCAAGGTAAGGCCCTCTCCTACAATAATATTAAGGACGCCGATGCCGCTCTGCGGATGATTGCGGAATTCCAAGTCCCCGCTGTCATTGCGGTCAAACACATGAACCCCTGTGGCATGGGTTTAGGCGAGACCATTGAACTCGCCTTCCAGCGCTGTTATGAAGCCGATTCCCAGTCCATCTACGGGGGGGTTGTGGTTGTCAACCGGCCGGTGACCCGGGCTTTGGCTGAAGCCCTCCAGCCGATTTTCTTAGAGATTGTGATTGCGCCCTCTTTTGATGCCGAAGCCCTAGACCTACTGGCAAGCAAGAAAAACTTACGCCTCTTGGCCCTGGACCACTTCGATCAGAGTCCTGCTCCAGCTAAGGAATATGTGTCGGTGATGGGGGGGCTTTTGGTCCAAGACCAGGACATTCCCCAAGCGGTCCACGCTTCCGACTGGCCAGCCATGGGTCAGATAGCAGCTGACCCCAAACAGGACCAGGCCTTGGAATTAGCTTGGAAGTTGGTCAAACACGTGAAATCCAATGCCATTGTGGTGGCTAATGATGTGCAGAGTCTAGGGATTGGAGCTGGCCAGATGAACCGGGTGGGGGCCTGCGAATTGGCCATCCAAGAAGCCCTGGCTAATCCCCATGGGGTGGACCGGTCGAATATGGTCCTCGCCAGTGATGCCTACCTGCCCATGGCCGATACGGCTGAATATGCGGTCTCTCATGGCATCAAGGCGATCGTCCAGCCCGCAGGTTCCATCCACGATGACGATTCCATTGCAGTGACCGATGCGGCCCAGATACCCATGTTGAAAACGGGCCGGAGACACTTTAGACACTAG
- the purS gene encoding phosphoribosylformylglycinamidine synthase subunit PurS: protein MYQVEIFVTYKESILDPQGEAIQEAVNQMGYREVESVRQGKYFELEISKDVADVQATVEAICDKLLANVTMEAYRYTIKEA from the coding sequence ATGTATCAAGTAGAAATTTTTGTAACCTATAAGGAATCGATCTTAGATCCCCAAGGCGAAGCGATCCAAGAAGCCGTCAACCAGATGGGCTATCGCGAAGTGGAAAGCGTCCGCCAGGGCAAGTACTTTGAACTGGAAATCTCTAAGGATGTCGCCGATGTCCAAGCAACCGTTGAAGCCATCTGCGACAAACTCTTGGCCAATGTCACCATGGAAGCTTACCGCTATACGATTAAGGAGGCTTAA
- the purQ gene encoding phosphoribosylformylglycinamidine synthase subunit PurQ produces the protein MNFAVIQFPGSNCDEDMFHAIRDILGEEVAFVSSDASDLSGYDAVMVPGGFSFGDYLRSGAIARFTPIMTALKAFAESGKLVLGTCNGFQILCEAGLLPGAFLRNRDLHFVCKHQTLKVENNQTAFTSRYQAGEAISLPIAHGEGNYYCDPATLEELRANQQIVFTYAGDNPNGSTANIAGICNQAGNVIGLMPHPERAVEALIGGVDGLRVFESMRDTYEKNLGGQA, from the coding sequence ATGAACTTTGCTGTGATTCAATTTCCAGGTTCCAATTGCGACGAGGATATGTTCCACGCCATCCGGGACATCCTGGGTGAAGAGGTGGCCTTTGTCTCTTCTGACGCCAGCGACTTGTCGGGCTATGATGCAGTCATGGTACCGGGCGGCTTTTCCTTTGGCGACTACTTGCGCTCTGGGGCCATCGCTCGTTTTACCCCTATTATGACAGCCTTAAAAGCTTTCGCAGAATCAGGCAAGTTAGTCTTAGGGACCTGCAATGGTTTTCAGATTCTCTGTGAGGCGGGGCTCTTGCCTGGGGCCTTCTTGCGCAACCGCGACCTCCACTTTGTTTGCAAGCACCAAACCTTAAAGGTGGAAAACAACCAGACGGCCTTCACTAGCCGCTACCAAGCTGGGGAAGCAATCAGCCTGCCCATTGCCCATGGCGAAGGCAATTATTACTGCGATCCAGCTACCTTAGAGGAATTGCGCGCCAACCAGCAGATTGTTTTTACCTATGCGGGGGACAATCCGAATGGGTCAACGGCTAATATTGCGGGGATCTGCAACCAGGCGGGCAATGTGATCGGCCTCATGCCCCATCCAGAAAGGGCGGTAGAGGCCTTGATTGGCGGCGTTGACGGCCTGCGGGTTTTTGAATCGATGCGGGACACTTATGAGAAGAACTTAGGAGGGCAAGCTTAA
- the purK gene encoding 5-(carboxyamino)imidazole ribonucleotide synthase has protein sequence MTKTILPGQTIGIIGGGQLGHMLAQSAKAMGFKVGILDPGANCSAAQVSDFHYQKAYDDREALAAFADACDVLTFEFENIDTDSLQALGDRVYLPQGTELLAKTQDRLTEKAFLQAAGAQVAPYCRVASLADLEAGLDQLGYPAVLKTTRFGYDGKGQQVFRSVQDIDQAAELIKDQVCILEAWVPFTKELSVMAVGKPGGDLVTFPVAENIHSDNILFESIVPARISAELQAKADRVARQIARAGHLVGTLGIEMFLTADGKILINELAPRPHNSGHYTIEACDFSQFDLHIRAICNWDLPKPRLLQPALMVNVLGQDLAAFEEALDQASHWHPHLYGKDQAKVNRKMGHLTLLTDDTDQSLKEIKATQIWKRG, from the coding sequence TTGACTAAGACCATCTTACCGGGACAAACGATTGGAATTATCGGCGGTGGTCAGCTGGGACATATGCTGGCCCAGTCTGCCAAGGCTATGGGCTTTAAGGTCGGCATCCTCGATCCAGGGGCTAATTGTTCGGCTGCCCAGGTGTCGGACTTCCACTACCAGAAGGCCTATGATGACCGGGAAGCCCTAGCCGCCTTTGCGGATGCCTGCGATGTCTTGACCTTTGAATTTGAAAATATTGATACCGACAGCCTCCAAGCCTTGGGGGACCGGGTCTACCTGCCCCAGGGCACCGAGCTTTTGGCAAAGACTCAGGACCGTTTGACGGAGAAGGCCTTCCTCCAAGCGGCTGGGGCCCAAGTGGCGCCTTATTGCCGGGTAGCTAGCCTGGCTGATTTAGAAGCAGGCCTGGACCAATTAGGCTATCCCGCTGTTTTGAAGACGACCCGTTTCGGCTATGACGGCAAGGGCCAGCAGGTTTTCCGTTCAGTCCAAGATATCGACCAGGCGGCAGAACTCATAAAGGACCAGGTCTGCATCTTGGAAGCTTGGGTGCCCTTCACCAAGGAATTGTCCGTTATGGCAGTGGGCAAGCCGGGCGGAGACCTGGTGACCTTCCCGGTGGCCGAGAATATTCACTCTGACAATATTCTCTTTGAATCTATCGTACCGGCCAGGATTTCAGCAGAGCTCCAGGCTAAGGCGGATCGGGTCGCCCGGCAGATTGCGCGGGCTGGCCACTTGGTCGGCACGCTAGGGATTGAGATGTTCCTAACGGCAGATGGGAAAATTTTGATCAATGAACTGGCTCCTCGTCCGCATAATAGCGGCCACTATACCATTGAAGCGTGTGACTTCTCCCAGTTCGATCTCCATATCCGGGCCATCTGCAACTGGGACCTGCCCAAGCCCCGGCTCCTCCAGCCCGCACTCATGGTCAATGTTCTCGGCCAAGACCTAGCCGCTTTCGAGGAAGCCTTGGACCAGGCCAGCCACTGGCACCCCCACCTCTACGGCAAAGACCAGGCCAAAGTGAACCGCAAGATGGGTCACTTGACCCTCTTGACAGATGATACCGATCAAAGTCTAAAAGAAATTAAAGCGACACAAATTTGGAAGCGAGGATAA
- the purF gene encoding amidophosphoribosyltransferase, translating into MPHEECGLIGIWNHSQASRLVFYGLMALQHRGQEGAGITALDSQGQMKDIRGLGLVSEIFKAKDQFDYLQGRAALGHVRYATSGEHSLHNIQPFLFHFEAGDMALAHNGNLVNGRALRRDLEKKGAIFRSTSDSEVLMHLIRHSQEDKFLDQVKDALNQIKGGFTYILLTDQALIGACDPNGFRPLVVGQLANGSYAMASESCALDQIGAEALFDVQPGELIVIDSQGIQRQYYTADRQQAICSMEYIYFARPDSTIHDINVHTARKQCGARLAQEAPAPGADFVVGVPNSSLSAASGYAEAAQLPNEMALVKNQYVGRTFIQPSQEERERGVRMKLSAVRKLLEGKRVVMVDDSIVRGTTSKRIVSLLREAGAKEVHVRIACPPLKYPCFYGIDISTTRELIAANHDVDEICDLIGADSLAFLSEEGLMEGIGLESHAPYGGLCMAYFNGDYPTGLYDYAEEYYRALEEREEKHG; encoded by the coding sequence CTGCCCCATGAAGAATGCGGCTTGATTGGAATCTGGAACCACAGCCAGGCTTCCCGCCTGGTCTTCTACGGACTCATGGCCCTCCAACACCGGGGCCAGGAAGGAGCGGGGATTACCGCACTGGACAGCCAGGGACAGATGAAGGATATCCGGGGCCTGGGCCTAGTCAGTGAAATCTTTAAGGCCAAGGACCAATTCGACTATCTCCAAGGCCGGGCTGCCCTGGGACATGTGCGCTATGCCACGTCAGGCGAGCACTCCCTCCACAATATCCAGCCCTTCCTCTTCCATTTTGAAGCGGGGGACATGGCCCTGGCCCACAATGGCAACCTGGTCAATGGCCGGGCCCTGCGCCGGGACTTGGAAAAGAAGGGGGCAATCTTCCGGTCCACTTCGGATAGTGAGGTCCTCATGCACTTAATCCGCCACAGCCAGGAAGATAAGTTCTTGGACCAAGTCAAGGACGCCCTGAACCAAATCAAGGGAGGCTTTACCTATATCTTGCTGACCGACCAAGCCTTGATTGGGGCCTGTGACCCTAATGGCTTCCGGCCTCTGGTTGTCGGTCAATTGGCGAATGGCTCTTATGCCATGGCCAGCGAGTCCTGCGCCCTGGACCAAATTGGGGCAGAAGCCCTCTTCGATGTCCAACCGGGTGAGCTCATTGTTATCGACAGCCAGGGCATTCAGCGCCAATACTATACGGCGGACCGTCAACAGGCCATTTGTTCCATGGAATATATTTATTTTGCCCGTCCGGATTCTACTATCCATGACATTAATGTGCACACAGCTCGCAAGCAATGCGGGGCGCGCCTGGCCCAGGAAGCGCCAGCGCCAGGGGCTGATTTCGTGGTCGGCGTCCCCAATTCCTCTCTATCAGCGGCTAGCGGTTATGCGGAAGCGGCCCAGCTCCCCAATGAAATGGCCCTGGTGAAGAACCAGTATGTGGGCCGGACCTTTATCCAGCCCAGCCAGGAAGAGCGGGAGCGCGGAGTCCGTATGAAATTATCGGCCGTCCGTAAATTGCTGGAAGGCAAGCGGGTGGTCATGGTGGATGACTCCATTGTGCGGGGGACGACTTCCAAGCGGATCGTCAGCCTCTTGCGCGAGGCAGGCGCCAAGGAAGTCCATGTCCGGATTGCCTGTCCGCCCCTTAAGTACCCTTGTTTCTACGGGATTGATATTTCAACGACCCGCGAATTGATCGCTGCCAACCATGACGTGGATGAGATCTGCGACTTGATAGGGGCCGACTCCCTGGCTTTTCTCAGTGAGGAAGGTCTGATGGAAGGGATTGGTCTAGAAAGCCATGCACCTTACGGGGGTCTCTGCATGGCCTACTTTAACGGCGACTACCCGACCGGCCTCTATGACTATGCCGAAGAATACTACCGCGCCTTAGAAGAAAGGGAGGAAAAGCATGGATAA